A region of Solanum dulcamara chromosome 7, daSolDulc1.2, whole genome shotgun sequence DNA encodes the following proteins:
- the LOC129896607 gene encoding uncharacterized protein LOC129896607, translated as MIVVVFAMVCGVYICSTFLKQTNTETTSKLLNIEVVERPCHEYDTDRSQIPYLHYPKPKTFSRAECACNPVRLFAVLSTQRSGSGWFETLLNSHINISSNGEIFSVKERRENASSILRTLDMVYNLDLFTSASKNHCSAAVGFKWMLNQGLIQHHKEIVEYFNNKGVSVIFLFRRNLLRRMVSVLANSYDRYARLLNGTHKSHVHSPEEASALAKYKPEINTTLLITELKRMEVSTNEALEYFNSTRNIFLYYEDLIRTHTKLGDVLEFLRLPRMNLTSRQVKIHSGPLEEHIKNWDDVNKTLKGTTYESFLRSDY; from the exons ATGATAGTTGTAGTGTTTGCAATGGTCTGTGGTGTTTATATCTGTTCAACCTTTCTTAAACAAACTAACACTGAGACAACAAGCAAACTATTGAACATTGAAGTTGTAGAAAGGCCTTGTCATGAATATGACACTGACCGATCCCAGATTCCATACTTGCATTATCCTAAACCGAAAACCTTTAGCAG GGCTGAATGTGCGTGTAATCCTGTACGGTTGTTTGCCGTTCTGTCAACGCAGAGGTCTGGGAGTGGATGGTTTGAGACACTATTGAATAGTCATATTAATATAAGTTCCAACGGTGAAATTTTCTCTGTCAAAGAGCGGAGAGAAAATGCTTCCTCAATCCTGAGGACGTTGGACATGGTCTACAATTTGGATTTGTTCACAAGTGCTTCCAAGAATCACTGTTCAGCTGCGGTTGGCTTCAAATGGATGCTTAATCAG GGGCTGATACAACATCACAAGGAAATCGTTGAGTACTTCAACAACAAAGGTGTCTCTGTGATATTTCTTTTTAGAAGGAATCTGCTGCGCCGTATGGTTTCAGTGCTCGCGAATTCCTATGATCGTTATGCTAGACTCTTGAATGGAACACACAAGTCTCATGTGCACTCACCTGAGGAG GCTTCCGCTCTTGCGAAGTATAAACCAGAAATCAATACAACATTATTAATCACAGAGTTAAAGAGAATGGAGGTATCAACCAATGAGGCATTGGAGTACTTCAACAGCACTCGGAACATATTTTTGTATTATGAAGATCTTATCAGAACCCACACC AAATTGGGAGATGTTCTAGAGTTTTTAAGATTGCCACGAATGAATTTAACTAGCCGCCAAGTTAAGATACACAGCGGACCACTGGAGGAACATATCAAGAACTGGGATGATGTGAATAAGACATTAAAAGGAACAACTTACGAGAGTTTCCTCCGATCtgattattaa